In one Streptomyces sp. NBC_01241 genomic region, the following are encoded:
- a CDS encoding N-acetylmuramoyl-L-alanine amidase codes for MHRRRILQGAAVTAAAALLPASARAAASAAAGETDYPPAHWTPASTSNYTASTRPSAYPIQYVIIHVTQETFSNTIGIFQNPAKQVSAHYVVRSADGYVAQCVREQNIAWHAGNWDYNTRSVGIEHEGWVDQPSYFTHTMYEKSALLTASVCDRYGIPKDRAHILGHAQVPGTDHTDPGPNWDWVRYIRLVNLYSAG; via the coding sequence ATGCACCGCAGAAGGATTCTTCAGGGCGCCGCCGTGACGGCGGCCGCCGCTCTGCTCCCCGCCTCGGCCCGCGCCGCGGCTTCCGCGGCGGCGGGCGAGACGGACTATCCGCCCGCCCACTGGACGCCCGCCTCCACGTCCAACTACACGGCTTCGACCCGCCCTTCGGCCTATCCGATCCAGTACGTGATCATCCACGTCACCCAGGAGACGTTTTCGAACACGATCGGGATCTTCCAGAATCCGGCGAAACAGGTCTCCGCGCACTACGTGGTGCGCTCGGCGGACGGCTACGTCGCCCAGTGCGTCCGGGAGCAGAACATCGCCTGGCACGCGGGCAACTGGGACTACAACACGCGCAGTGTCGGCATCGAGCACGAGGGCTGGGTGGACCAGCCGTCCTACTTCACCCACACCATGTACGAGAAGTCGGCGCTTCTGACCGCGTCGGTCTGTGACCGTTACGGCATCCCCAAGGACCGTGCGCACATTCTCGGCCATGCCCAGGTACCCGGCACCGACCACACCGATCCCGGCCCGAACTGGGACTGGGTGCGCTACATCCGTCTCGTCAATCTCTACTCGGCAGGCTGA
- a CDS encoding acetamidase/formamidase family protein — translation MNDPRILTVRPKEGEYAWTFGGAAPVARIEPGTFLDVYTEDCFAGRVRSENDLVSEVCAFPFLNPQTGPFHVVGAEPGDTVAVHFVSIEPARDWAASTTVPLFGALTSTHTTASLQAPLPEVVWMWQLDRARRTCLFSARDSDIRVELPMDPMHGTVGVAPANLEVRSALVPDAHGGNMDTPEMRAGVTCYLGVNVEGALLSLGDGHARQGEGETCGVAVECAMNTVVLVELLKDVTTPWPRIESDTHLMSTGSARPLEDAFRISQLDLVQWLARDYGLSELDAYQLVGQAGEAPLANVCDTNYTCVAKIRKEWLPTGDPHRGLHRHLRETATLLSSP, via the coding sequence GTGAACGACCCCCGTATTCTCACCGTCCGTCCCAAGGAGGGCGAGTACGCCTGGACCTTCGGCGGAGCGGCGCCGGTCGCCCGTATCGAGCCGGGCACCTTCCTCGACGTGTATACGGAGGACTGCTTCGCCGGCCGGGTGCGCTCGGAGAATGACCTGGTCTCCGAGGTCTGCGCGTTCCCCTTCCTCAACCCGCAGACCGGTCCCTTCCATGTGGTGGGCGCAGAACCCGGGGACACCGTAGCGGTGCACTTCGTCTCCATCGAACCGGCCAGGGACTGGGCCGCCTCCACGACCGTGCCGCTCTTCGGCGCGCTCACCTCCACGCACACCACCGCGTCACTACAGGCCCCGCTGCCCGAAGTGGTGTGGATGTGGCAGCTGGACCGGGCGCGCCGCACCTGTCTGTTCAGCGCCCGGGACAGCGACATCCGGGTGGAGCTGCCGATGGACCCGATGCACGGCACGGTCGGGGTGGCGCCGGCCAATCTGGAGGTACGGTCCGCACTGGTGCCCGACGCGCACGGCGGGAACATGGACACGCCCGAGATGCGGGCGGGTGTCACCTGCTATCTGGGCGTCAATGTCGAGGGTGCACTGCTGAGTCTCGGGGACGGGCACGCCCGTCAGGGCGAGGGCGAGACCTGCGGAGTCGCCGTGGAGTGTGCAATGAACACGGTAGTACTGGTCGAGCTACTGAAGGATGTCACGACACCGTGGCCGCGCATCGAGTCCGACACGCATCTGATGTCGACCGGCTCCGCCCGTCCGCTCGAAGACGCCTTCCGTATCTCGCAGTTGGACCTGGTGCAGTGGCTGGCGCGTGATTACGGTCTGTCGGAACTCGACGCCTATCAGCTGGTCGGCCAGGCCGGCGAGGCACCGTTGGCCAATGTGTGCGACACCAACTACACCTGTGTGGCCAAGATCCGCAAGGAGTGGCTGCCCACAGGCGATCCCCATCGCGGACTCCACCGCCATCTGCGGGAGACCGCGACGCTGCTGTCCAGTCCCTGA